The following proteins come from a genomic window of Fibrobacter sp.:
- a CDS encoding 6-carboxytetrahydropterin synthase, producing MRSYTTFSLQYAHRFYGFKGEAQYLHGHTGILTIEVEDSINAGVNMVFPCNEIQKTAWDILRNFDHALILREDDPLLPAILDVYEKQGIRNGHPQNKMKGPAFKTALATAYPDCRLVVTKETMTVEGMIKIVYDLLKMKLNIAKITFTSGVNAASQEFPVTSTVKRCPLCGIALDENGVCPKCGYKEKA from the coding sequence ATGAGAAGTTACACAACGTTCAGCCTGCAGTACGCCCACCGTTTCTACGGTTTCAAGGGAGAGGCGCAGTATCTTCACGGGCATACGGGTATCCTGACCATTGAGGTGGAGGATTCCATCAATGCGGGAGTGAACATGGTGTTCCCCTGCAACGAAATCCAGAAGACGGCCTGGGACATTCTGCGGAATTTCGACCACGCCCTCATTCTGCGTGAAGATGACCCGCTGCTCCCCGCGATTCTCGATGTCTATGAAAAGCAGGGCATCAGGAACGGACATCCGCAAAACAAGATGAAGGGGCCTGCGTTCAAGACGGCGCTGGCCACGGCTTACCCGGATTGCCGCCTGGTGGTGACGAAGGAGACCATGACGGTGGAAGGCATGATCAAGATTGTCTACGACCTTCTGAAAATGAAGTTGAACATCGCAAAGATTACATTCACCAGCGGAGTGAACGCCGCCTCCCAGGAATTCCCTGTCACGAGCACAGTCAAGCGCTGTCCCCTCTGCGGAATCGCCTTGGACGAAAACGGCGTTTGTCCCAAGTGCGGATATAAGGAAAAAGCATAA
- a CDS encoding purine permease translates to MNNSSENIYQLDGRVPVLKALPFGLQHVLAMFVANITPIMILAGVVNLDKGLTAALVQNCMIIAGIGTLVQLFPIWKIGSRLPIVMGISFTFLSVSIGIATTQGMGTLMGAVIVGGIVEGLLGLCAKYWLKLIPHIVAATVVTAIGFSLLPIGANSFAGGQGSADFGATHNWIVGSVTLLTCLLTQVFAKGFLRSLSVLVGLVVGYVLALCMGMVDFSGLSNCSIVALPKILPFTPEFHIGPILSVVAIFLVSATETVGDSSALVNGALKRQIHKSEMGGAISCDGFVSTISGIFGCTPITSFSQNVGLASLSGVVNRFTIATGAIVMLLGGIFPPIGTLLTTIPQAVLGGCTIMMFGSILFAGFGMMAKSGFCQRNMVIVSLSLSVGLGFTQAAGMFKEFPQIFQTIFAENCVAVVFLLAVILNLVLPKEKDAANSTEEKKN, encoded by the coding sequence ATGAACAATTCATCGGAAAATATTTATCAGTTGGACGGCCGCGTGCCGGTGCTGAAGGCTTTGCCCTTCGGCCTGCAGCATGTGCTGGCCATGTTCGTTGCAAACATCACCCCCATCATGATTCTTGCCGGGGTTGTAAATCTGGATAAGGGGCTGACTGCGGCCCTCGTTCAGAACTGTATGATTATCGCCGGCATCGGCACCCTGGTACAGCTTTTCCCCATCTGGAAAATCGGTTCCAGGTTGCCCATCGTCATGGGCATCAGCTTTACCTTCCTTTCCGTTTCCATCGGCATTGCTACCACCCAGGGCATGGGCACCCTCATGGGCGCCGTGATTGTGGGCGGCATTGTGGAAGGTTTGCTTGGCCTTTGCGCAAAATACTGGCTGAAGCTTATTCCGCATATCGTGGCAGCGACTGTGGTAACGGCTATCGGTTTTTCGTTGTTACCTATCGGCGCAAATTCCTTCGCCGGCGGCCAGGGTTCTGCGGACTTCGGCGCAACACACAACTGGATTGTCGGAAGCGTCACCCTGCTTACCTGCCTGCTTACGCAGGTTTTCGCCAAGGGTTTCCTTCGCTCCCTTTCCGTGCTGGTGGGCCTCGTGGTCGGTTACGTTCTCGCTCTTTGCATGGGCATGGTGGACTTCTCCGGGCTTTCTAACTGCAGCATCGTGGCGCTCCCCAAGATTTTGCCCTTCACTCCGGAATTCCACATCGGACCTATTCTTTCTGTGGTGGCCATCTTCCTGGTTTCTGCAACGGAAACTGTAGGCGATTCCAGCGCTCTCGTAAATGGAGCCCTCAAGCGTCAAATTCACAAATCCGAAATGGGCGGCGCCATCAGTTGCGACGGTTTCGTCAGCACCATCTCCGGTATCTTTGGTTGCACCCCTATCACCTCCTTCAGCCAGAACGTGGGCCTTGCTTCACTTTCCGGCGTGGTAAACCGCTTTACCATCGCCACTGGCGCCATCGTTATGCTCTTGGGCGGCATCTTCCCGCCCATCGGCACATTGCTTACCACCATCCCGCAGGCAGTGCTTGGCGGCTGCACCATCATGATGTTCGGCTCCATTTTGTTTGCAGGTTTTGGCATGATGGCCAAGAGCGGATTTTGCCAGCGCAACATGGTCATCGTGAGCCTCTCCCTCAGCGTGGGCCTTGGCTTTACCCAGGCCGCCGGCATGTTCAAGGAATTCCCGCAAATTTTCCAGACTATCTTCGCAGAAAACTGCGTGGCTGTAGTGTTCCTGCTGGCCGTGATTCTGAACCTGGTTTTGCCCAAGGAAAAAGACGCAGCCAACTCTACCGAAGAAAAGAAAAATTAA
- a CDS encoding xanthine phosphoribosyltransferase — protein MNFLEEKILRDGVIKEGNILKVDSFLNHQIDVDIMRQMAYEFQRRYRDVEINKILTIEASGIAIATLLGHLYDVPVVFAKKSQTANSTDDKYVAQAYSFTHKKMNNVFISKPYMKATDKVLIVDDFLADGAAAHALIDLVHQAGGSVAGLGIAIEKGQQKGGRTLREEGYRVESIAIVESMDWQTQTIKFREQPELPLKNTNLKLG, from the coding sequence ATGAACTTTCTTGAAGAAAAGATTCTCCGTGACGGCGTCATTAAGGAAGGCAACATCCTTAAGGTGGACAGCTTTTTGAATCATCAGATCGACGTAGATATTATGCGCCAGATGGCCTACGAATTCCAGCGCCGCTATCGTGATGTGGAAATCAACAAGATTCTGACTATTGAAGCCAGCGGCATCGCCATCGCCACACTGCTGGGACATCTTTACGACGTGCCCGTGGTTTTTGCGAAGAAGAGCCAGACCGCCAACAGCACCGACGACAAGTACGTGGCTCAGGCCTACTCCTTTACCCATAAGAAGATGAACAACGTGTTCATTTCAAAGCCTTACATGAAGGCTACCGACAAGGTTCTCATTGTGGATGACTTTTTGGCAGATGGCGCCGCAGCACACGCCTTGATTGACTTGGTTCATCAGGCTGGCGGCTCTGTGGCAGGCCTCGGCATCGCCATCGAGAAGGGACAGCAGAAGGGGGGCCGCACCCTGCGTGAAGAAGGCTACCGCGTGGAATCCATTGCCATCGTTGAATCTATGGATTGGCAAACCCAGACCATCAAGTTTAGGGAGCAGCCGGAACTGCCATTGAAAAACACGAATTTGAAACTGGGGTAA
- a CDS encoding DMT family transporter, giving the protein MALIISCNVIYQICAKSVSKGMNPFAALAITYTVGAIASLVLYFILGKSGSLLAEFRQLNWAPIVLGLIVVGLEVGFIFAYKAGWPVSIAQIVQATILAIILIFVGYGLYNEAITWNKVVGILVCLAGFGLINLK; this is encoded by the coding sequence ATGGCCCTAATCATTTCCTGCAACGTAATCTATCAGATTTGTGCCAAGTCTGTGTCCAAGGGAATGAACCCCTTTGCAGCTCTCGCCATCACCTACACCGTCGGCGCAATTGCATCCCTCGTTCTTTATTTCATCCTTGGAAAATCCGGCAGCTTGCTTGCTGAATTTAGGCAACTAAATTGGGCACCCATTGTTCTTGGGCTTATTGTGGTAGGGCTTGAAGTCGGTTTCATCTTTGCCTATAAGGCGGGCTGGCCCGTAAGCATCGCACAGATTGTGCAGGCCACCATTCTCGCTATCATACTGATTTTCGTGGGTTACGGCCTTTATAACGAAGCCATCACCTGGAACAAAGTGGTAGGCATTCTAGTTTGCCTGGCAGGCTTTGGCCTTATCAATCTAAAGTAA
- a CDS encoding TIGR02147 family protein has protein sequence MKPIIEYQDYRRYMQDFYEERKKKSAFTWREFSKIAGFSSPSYLKLVCDGKSSLSRVGLPRVANALGLTGFEYDYFELLVEFGNVKDDEKKKAIFAEMNRIAKEHKVRVLEADTFVYYESSVNSIVRELAPLMPGALPNEIAKKIKHDYSAQQVRDALSLLTKLGLLQESGENAYQQTDKALTSSSEAIPLAVRSMHREMADLAKESLDKVDVSERNISGVTMGVDAETLTRIMEEVDICRKRIITLANECKSIDRVYRLNLQLFPLTEKV, from the coding sequence ATGAAACCGATTATCGAATATCAGGATTACCGCCGCTACATGCAGGACTTCTACGAAGAACGCAAGAAGAAGTCCGCCTTTACCTGGCGCGAGTTTTCAAAGATCGCCGGCTTTTCATCCCCATCCTACCTCAAGCTGGTTTGCGATGGTAAAAGCTCCTTGAGTCGCGTCGGCCTCCCCCGCGTCGCAAACGCCTTGGGATTAACCGGGTTCGAGTACGATTATTTCGAACTGCTGGTGGAATTCGGTAACGTTAAGGACGATGAAAAGAAAAAGGCAATCTTTGCAGAAATGAACCGCATTGCCAAAGAGCATAAGGTCCGCGTTTTGGAGGCAGACACCTTCGTCTACTACGAATCCTCTGTAAATTCAATCGTCCGCGAATTAGCCCCCCTTATGCCCGGCGCATTACCTAATGAGATTGCAAAAAAGATTAAGCATGACTACTCGGCCCAACAAGTTAGAGACGCGTTGTCGTTGTTGACCAAATTAGGTCTACTGCAGGAATCTGGAGAAAACGCCTACCAACAAACAGACAAGGCTCTCACCAGTTCCAGCGAGGCAATTCCTTTAGCCGTAAGGAGCATGCATCGTGAGATGGCCGACCTGGCAAAGGAATCCCTAGACAAGGTCGATGTGAGTGAGCGAAATATTTCCGGTGTTACAATGGGGGTTGACGCCGAAACGCTCACGCGCATTATGGAGGAGGTAGACATTTGCCGCAAGCGCATTATCACCTTGGCAAATGAATGCAAAAGCATCGACCGGGTATACCGTTTAAATCTACAGCTGTTCCCGCTGACAGAAAAGGTTTAG
- a CDS encoding ammonium transporter, translating into MADTLSTIVDTAAAVADTVSAAAAAVTETVAEAAAPVVAAVEAAPAAAAEAAPTVGEAIFMTENIWIMISAMLVFIMGLGFACVESGLCRAKSASNICFKNVAVPAIGISVYALLGFGLMYPGEFNGWLGFAGFGIGDWMNPANFTAAYNGHFSLFTDWLFQAMFAATAATIVSGAVAERIKLSSFLVFTLFYVAFVYPIVGSWVWGGGWLSNFSAFGAEGFHDLAGSELVHSVGGWGALAGVLILGPRIGKYVNGKAHAIPAHNVPLATIGVFILWFGWWGFNGGSALSGNPFDTSLILVTTNLAAVAGIITATATSWIIAKKPDATMALNGCLAGLVAITAPADTVSPLSAWIIGAIGGVIVVLAVYMFEKLRLDDPVGALSVHLVNGIWGTLAVGIFDYTGRFNIATQALGVVAYAIPCFLAACLIFIVIKKTMGLRVSEKEELRGLDLSEHGQESYGGFQIFSNT; encoded by the coding sequence ATGGCTGATACACTTTCTACTATCGTCGATACCGCCGCTGCCGTAGCTGACACCGTTTCCGCTGCCGCCGCCGCTGTTACTGAAACTGTTGCTGAAGCTGCCGCACCGGTTGTTGCCGCTGTCGAAGCTGCTCCTGCTGCCGCTGCTGAAGCCGCTCCCACCGTGGGCGAAGCAATCTTCATGACCGAAAATATCTGGATCATGATTTCTGCAATGCTGGTGTTCATCATGGGCCTTGGCTTTGCCTGCGTTGAATCCGGTCTTTGTCGCGCAAAGAGCGCATCCAACATCTGCTTTAAGAACGTGGCTGTTCCCGCTATCGGTATTTCCGTGTACGCACTCCTGGGCTTCGGCCTGATGTACCCGGGTGAATTCAACGGTTGGCTCGGTTTCGCCGGCTTCGGCATTGGCGACTGGATGAACCCCGCAAACTTCACTGCCGCCTACAACGGTCACTTCTCCCTGTTCACCGACTGGCTGTTCCAGGCTATGTTTGCCGCTACTGCTGCAACCATCGTCTCCGGTGCTGTTGCTGAACGTATCAAGCTTTCCTCCTTCCTGGTCTTCACCCTGTTCTACGTAGCCTTCGTATATCCCATCGTTGGCTCCTGGGTATGGGGCGGTGGCTGGCTCTCCAACTTCTCCGCTTTCGGTGCTGAAGGCTTCCACGACCTGGCTGGCTCTGAACTGGTTCACTCCGTGGGTGGCTGGGGCGCACTCGCTGGCGTGCTGATTCTCGGACCCCGTATCGGTAAGTACGTAAACGGCAAGGCTCACGCTATTCCGGCTCACAACGTTCCGCTTGCAACCATCGGTGTGTTCATCCTCTGGTTCGGCTGGTGGGGATTCAACGGCGGTTCCGCTCTCTCTGGCAACCCCTTCGATACTTCTCTCATCCTCGTGACCACTAACCTCGCTGCTGTCGCTGGCATCATCACTGCAACCGCAACTTCCTGGATTATCGCAAAGAAGCCCGATGCTACCATGGCTCTCAACGGATGCTTGGCTGGCCTCGTAGCTATCACTGCTCCGGCTGATACCGTTAGCCCGCTCAGCGCCTGGATCATTGGTGCAATCGGTGGTGTGATCGTAGTGCTCGCTGTGTACATGTTCGAAAAGCTCCGCTTGGACGACCCGGTTGGTGCTCTCTCCGTTCACCTTGTAAACGGTATCTGGGGTACTCTCGCTGTAGGTATCTTCGACTACACTGGCCGCTTCAACATCGCAACTCAGGCTCTCGGTGTGGTTGCCTACGCAATCCCCTGCTTCCTGGCCGCTTGCCTCATCTTCATCGTCATCAAGAAGACTATGGGCCTGCGTGTTAGCGAGAAGGAAGAACTCCGCGGTCTCGACCTGAGCGAACACGGTCAAGAATCCTACGGTGGCTTCCAGATCTTCAGCAACACCTAA
- a CDS encoding P-II family nitrogen regulator has protein sequence MKLITAYIQPERLNSVKQSLYEAEIFKMSVTNVLGCGQQKGHTQVYRGVETEVNLLKKICIRIAVNDEFVKPCIDAIIAGARSGNIGDGKIFVTNLEQCIRIRTGETGPEAIG, from the coding sequence ATGAAGCTCATTACAGCTTACATTCAACCCGAAAGGCTTAACAGCGTAAAGCAGTCGCTTTACGAAGCCGAAATCTTCAAAATGTCTGTGACCAACGTTCTCGGCTGCGGTCAGCAGAAGGGACACACTCAGGTTTATCGTGGTGTGGAAACTGAAGTAAACCTGTTGAAGAAGATTTGCATCCGTATCGCAGTGAACGACGAATTCGTAAAGCCCTGCATCGATGCAATCATTGCTGGCGCCCGCTCCGGTAACATCGGTGATGGCAAGATCTTCGTGACTAACCTTGAACAATGTATCCGTATCCGCACTGGTGAAACTGGTCCGGAAGCTATTGGCTAA
- a CDS encoding C25 family cysteine peptidase — MPAFASKVIEDSRSKFVFQDVVVDASVHGCEEGTPGSRFLPEGAHYEDENEVPFRYYRVALPSSSAPQVSVVDEKLVSLGKPFCKDAPLKFLPVVASTPELKDGLWFTDIRVPLYVRNGVSVSLRKQFKLQVHFNGQPSGVNPGKRAVGRALNPAGASRFGVNQSALRKSLRKAAANETKDVTFLARFIVGDKNMATFSEDGLYAVDFKTIRNAMMLMQRHEELDGIPVDKICLYGASPDTLADMAPGEAARNPNHLFEIPIEIRDHSPYSPQADGVFDDGDTLIFFGYGSSFWKRCDQEDSTFENGKMDYFHSYSPYSSYQHFNFGWKSVGKGLRYTQPLKSASGSGHDVEWMRYVRAEKDAILRDTYYGKELDWESATGKEWFWLWHARTDTTYAYPSVLNTPETENLPGFVEGGRQHLAITFHPHRSVWAGQAVNPDDQIVDLKFSGYSYKERMAGIRFLFDSNHNHVTDFQAALLPGGNFRMDNPGLMAKDNQYTLVMLPNERQFDRFDGYTVAYQWTPQVDSSEWLLPGAVSGVINVPVPSNSLVMKFVNSVPVGILDAAGGVAKDSVRLSDDVRYLAVKKNSYRSGLKVEAEPLAVDGLLRDITSPSSKLEYLIIAPAEFADAAVALADFRSGGTAVSSIPTSVVAVEDIYRHYTGGRMSPVAIRNYLAYVRSVCPNFKYALLAGAGHYDYRAFNSKLGKNYIPPFEKEDNVTEDFFMALDSGESVRYGVYDLDIALGRLPVASNVEFANYIQKAKDYEKLGEMDYSDWRSNLLLAADDAYNSGFVDGAGHTEYQERLAAAIDSMAALTGLRWRMKKVYLLDYQEDAAGQKKEAATDLLNIMGQGALFTTYYGHGSMTDWASEGLLKPSYLSNLSNRGRNTILGSFSCTVARFDEGSKRSLSEEFLVAEGVGSIASIGAVRETFAKYNNDLATAFMKNALFDNGSFIGDALVKAKGKWTSSFTRERYNGEQYVLLGEPVIQMPKSDLKVTLDQKLDTLKALDKMTLSGSIEGMQDGRINLMLTEGRTSKPVNLVSVDRDVDVFYEGSLIYSEEIPVKNGRFNTEFVTPRKISFGDTAAEFSAWAFSSRNASVGRVWENGLIVSGVSAYADSIKDTVPPSIQIQSCYGGGVAASFSDGELVKLQSPACLQVIVEDSTALDYREQADEGISFEVDGMQEPFHPWPFIEQTSKRAKVRMTFSADAYPAGRYVFRVRASDVLGNAWVKVVNVEISDDMEAGLSDVFNVPNPMGKKGTTFYFKNLAVDRPSKVDIFIYNQNGRLVRVLKNAESGVTHWNGHDNHGRLLANGLYHYVVKMEVPAVENFGKKTFSKKQKLLISR, encoded by the coding sequence ATGCCTGCTTTTGCCTCGAAGGTTATCGAGGATTCTAGAAGCAAGTTCGTATTTCAAGATGTTGTCGTAGATGCGTCGGTGCATGGCTGCGAAGAGGGAACTCCGGGAAGCCGGTTCTTGCCGGAAGGGGCTCACTATGAGGATGAAAACGAAGTCCCCTTCAGATATTATCGCGTCGCCCTGCCGTCCAGTAGTGCGCCACAGGTTTCCGTTGTCGATGAAAAGCTGGTTTCTTTGGGAAAGCCGTTCTGCAAGGATGCACCCCTGAAGTTTCTGCCGGTGGTTGCGTCTACTCCGGAACTTAAGGATGGCCTCTGGTTTACCGATATACGAGTACCTCTTTACGTAAGGAATGGTGTGTCGGTTTCTCTTCGTAAGCAGTTCAAACTGCAGGTTCATTTCAACGGTCAGCCCTCGGGCGTGAATCCCGGCAAGCGTGCCGTCGGTCGTGCGCTGAATCCGGCGGGTGCATCCCGCTTTGGCGTAAACCAGTCCGCGCTTCGCAAGAGCCTGCGTAAGGCCGCCGCCAACGAGACCAAGGACGTGACATTCCTGGCCCGCTTCATCGTGGGCGACAAGAACATGGCCACCTTTAGCGAAGACGGTCTCTACGCAGTGGATTTCAAGACTATCCGTAACGCCATGATGCTGATGCAGCGTCACGAGGAACTGGATGGCATTCCTGTGGATAAGATTTGCCTTTATGGCGCTTCCCCGGATACATTGGCTGATATGGCTCCTGGCGAGGCCGCCCGCAATCCAAACCACCTTTTTGAAATTCCTATCGAGATCAGGGACCATTCTCCCTACAGTCCGCAGGCCGATGGCGTATTCGATGATGGAGACACCCTGATATTCTTCGGTTACGGTTCCAGCTTCTGGAAACGCTGCGATCAAGAAGACTCCACTTTTGAAAATGGCAAGATGGATTATTTCCATTCTTACTCTCCCTATTCCTCTTACCAGCACTTTAATTTCGGTTGGAAGAGCGTGGGGAAGGGGCTCCGCTACACGCAGCCCTTGAAATCTGCTTCTGGTTCCGGGCATGACGTTGAGTGGATGCGCTATGTTCGCGCCGAAAAGGACGCCATCCTGAGAGACACCTACTACGGTAAGGAACTGGATTGGGAATCTGCTACGGGTAAGGAATGGTTCTGGCTGTGGCATGCCCGCACGGATACAACCTATGCCTACCCGTCGGTGTTGAATACTCCTGAAACAGAAAACCTGCCGGGCTTTGTTGAAGGCGGTCGCCAGCATCTTGCTATAACCTTCCATCCCCATCGTTCTGTCTGGGCGGGCCAGGCTGTAAATCCTGATGACCAGATTGTAGACTTGAAATTCTCGGGCTACAGCTACAAGGAACGAATGGCCGGAATTCGATTCCTCTTTGACAGCAACCACAATCACGTGACAGACTTCCAGGCAGCTCTTCTCCCTGGAGGAAATTTCAGGATGGACAATCCTGGCCTGATGGCCAAGGATAATCAGTATACCTTGGTAATGCTGCCCAACGAAAGACAGTTCGACCGTTTCGACGGCTATACTGTAGCCTACCAGTGGACCCCTCAGGTGGATTCATCGGAATGGCTTCTGCCTGGTGCTGTTTCTGGTGTTATCAATGTCCCGGTGCCCTCCAATTCCCTGGTGATGAAATTCGTGAACAGCGTCCCGGTTGGAATTCTGGATGCTGCCGGAGGTGTTGCCAAGGATAGCGTTCGCCTGTCTGATGATGTCCGTTATCTTGCGGTCAAGAAGAACTCCTATCGCAGTGGACTCAAGGTGGAGGCCGAGCCTCTTGCTGTTGATGGCCTGCTACGTGATATAACCAGCCCCAGCTCGAAGCTGGAATACCTGATTATTGCTCCTGCTGAATTTGCGGATGCCGCGGTTGCCCTTGCCGATTTCAGATCTGGCGGTACAGCGGTTTCTTCAATCCCGACTTCAGTTGTAGCTGTGGAAGACATCTACAGGCACTATACTGGCGGCCGCATGTCTCCTGTGGCTATTCGTAATTACCTTGCCTATGTACGTTCTGTCTGCCCCAACTTCAAGTACGCTTTGCTGGCTGGTGCGGGACATTATGACTACAGGGCTTTCAACAGCAAGCTGGGTAAGAACTACATTCCGCCTTTTGAGAAGGAAGACAATGTTACGGAAGATTTCTTCATGGCTTTGGACTCTGGAGAATCCGTACGTTACGGTGTGTATGATTTGGACATTGCCCTTGGACGCTTGCCCGTTGCTTCCAACGTGGAATTCGCAAACTATATCCAGAAGGCTAAGGACTACGAGAAACTTGGCGAGATGGACTATTCTGACTGGCGATCCAATCTTTTGCTTGCTGCCGACGACGCGTACAATAGTGGCTTTGTAGATGGTGCCGGCCATACGGAATACCAGGAGAGGCTGGCCGCGGCTATTGACAGCATGGCTGCCTTGACGGGCTTGCGCTGGCGAATGAAGAAGGTTTACCTTCTGGATTACCAGGAAGATGCTGCAGGACAGAAGAAGGAAGCTGCAACGGACTTACTGAACATCATGGGGCAGGGAGCCCTGTTTACCACTTATTACGGCCATGGTTCCATGACGGACTGGGCTAGCGAAGGCCTGCTGAAGCCTAGCTATCTTTCGAACTTGTCCAACAGGGGCCGAAATACCATTCTTGGCTCCTTCTCCTGTACGGTTGCTCGTTTCGACGAAGGCTCCAAGCGTTCCCTGTCTGAGGAATTCCTTGTGGCAGAAGGGGTGGGCTCCATCGCTTCCATTGGCGCTGTCCGTGAAACCTTTGCCAAGTACAATAACGACTTGGCCACAGCCTTCATGAAGAATGCACTTTTTGATAACGGCTCCTTTATTGGTGATGCGTTGGTAAAGGCTAAGGGCAAGTGGACATCGTCCTTTACCAGGGAAAGGTATAATGGCGAACAGTATGTTCTTCTTGGTGAACCTGTAATCCAAATGCCGAAATCCGATTTGAAGGTAACCTTGGATCAGAAACTTGATACTTTGAAGGCTTTGGATAAGATGACCTTGTCTGGCTCCATTGAAGGAATGCAGGATGGTCGAATCAATCTCATGCTTACAGAAGGCCGCACATCCAAGCCTGTGAATCTGGTTTCTGTGGACCGTGACGTAGATGTGTTCTACGAGGGTTCCCTGATCTACTCCGAAGAAATTCCGGTGAAGAATGGCCGTTTCAATACTGAATTCGTAACGCCTCGCAAGATTTCCTTTGGTGATACAGCTGCTGAATTTTCTGCCTGGGCGTTTTCATCCAGGAACGCTTCCGTGGGGCGTGTTTGGGAAAACGGCTTGATTGTTTCCGGTGTTTCTGCCTATGCGGATTCCATTAAGGATACCGTACCGCCGTCAATCCAGATTCAATCTTGCTACGGTGGCGGTGTTGCAGCATCCTTTAGCGACGGGGAACTGGTCAAGTTACAGTCTCCGGCTTGCTTGCAGGTTATTGTCGAGGATTCCACGGCTCTAGACTATAGAGAACAGGCTGACGAAGGAATCTCCTTTGAAGTGGACGGAATGCAGGAGCCTTTCCATCCCTGGCCTTTCATTGAACAGACATCAAAACGCGCTAAGGTCCGTATGACATTCTCGGCGGACGCCTATCCGGCGGGCCGCTACGTGTTCCGAGTTCGCGCATCCGATGTCCTTGGAAACGCTTGGGTCAAGGTGGTCAACGTGGAAATATCCGATGATATGGAAGCGGGGCTTTCCGACGTATTCAATGTTCCCAATCCCATGGGCAAGAAGGGAACGACCTTCTATTTCAAGAATCTTGCAGTAGACAGACCTTCTAAGGTTGATATCTTCATTTATAACCAGAATGGTCGTCTTGTTCGTGTGTTGAAGAATGCTGAATCCGGTGTGACCCACTGGAATGGTCACGACAACCATGGACGTTTGTTGGCTAACGGCTTGTACCACTATGTGGTTAAAATGGAAGTCCCTGCCGTTGAAAACTTTGGCAAGAAGACATTTAGTAAAAAACAGAAACTTTTGATTTCGAGGTAG